The segment TACAAATTATAACGATGTTCCGGCCCCCGAACATCCGCTCAAGGAAAAATCGTCCCACGGCTGAATGTAATTGGGGACCCCTGGTAAAGTTTATTCAGTTGCCATACCCCCGTTAGAGTACAACGCGGTTACGATAGGTCTATGTTCTGTCAATATATTGCCCATTGCATGGGTGGTAGCAGGGTATGACACAGAAGCAAATCTGGTTCCCTTGGAAACTGAATAACGAGATCAGCAACCACCATTTTCGAGACGTGAGGTGAGGAAAAGTAGCCTGCCTATGTTTACCAATTCTCTCAATTTTATTTAGTCAGTGCAGCCTTATTTGTAGATGGAGGATGTCTGTCTGTCAACTTATGTTCTACACCACCAATTTATTGGATCCTACAGTTTTCTAGGCTTGCTAAGAAGCTCTTAGACACTGCAAGGGAGGAATGCTTATATATTACTGATGGTGTAAATTAATCAGAAGACAGATGTTGGTGTGAGTATTTTTGTTTAAAAAACACTGTTATTCTGCATTGCCAGGCCTATTGGTAAGACCATGGCTGAATTTACTGAATGACATGCTTTGGTTCCAAGTGTTTTATACAGGACTGTGATTTCAGCTGGATCCTTGCATAATGGCACTGTGGTCTGTTTAATTTGATCAAAGATGTATCTCATGGGGTAACAATGTGAATCATATACACTTTTGTTATGTTGAAAGTGGCTTATGTTGGAGAGAGATTGTGATGCTATTACACCTTGTCCAGGTAAATGTAATGTCCTCTCCTGTCAGTAAAACTTGGTGTTTTAATCTGTATAAAATGACAAGACTCAGATCCTGCCTGAGTATAACCAAGATGGACAAATTGGGTTAGCAGAGTCTGTGCTTAATTTCAGGAACACATCCTACTTGACTTCCAGAACTCTGAAATCCCCAGGACGTCTGTTAAAATAGAAGAGTAAGGAACGTCAGGGACCTTCTGAATTGGCACAGGCACTCAGTCAGGCAGCCATATTTTGAATGCAGTCACTTGACCGACCATTGATAGCACTGTATACAGTGTGAGCAATGCAGATGAAGCAGAGTCAGGGCTTACTGAAATATTGATCCCTCATGCTGTAGTGATCAGAAGGAAGAATTCATTGATGGGGTCAGAGGGGTCGTGATGAAGTGTAGTGTTTTGAACAAGCTCTTCAGTACATCTGATATTTGATCTCCAGttgattgattgtttttgcgTTGTCGAGAGGTtaacctgtaagtaagcatttcaatgcaCTATGTACTACACATGTATCATGTGTATATAACTAATAAACCAACTTGAACTTCATCCTTTGGCATTTTATCAAACTCTGCTTTTCTCTGCCCTGACAGGCCCCAGTTGATGGATTCTGACATGGACTATGAGAGGCCAAACGTTGAGACTATCAAGTGTGTGGTGGTAGGGGACAACGCTGTTGGGAAGACCCGCCTTATCTGTGCCCGGGCCTGTAATGcaacactgactcagtaccaaTTGCTTGCTACGCATGTACCCACTGTCTGGGCCATAGACCAGTACAGAGTTTGCCAGGAAGTGAGTAGTGGAGTAACCTTTTTTGATTGTTATTTAATGAAAATCTTTATCTATTTGTCTGTTTTTTTATAACATGTCTATGTTTTAGATAATGAACTTGCTGAGGAAAGGTGAAGCTGCATAGAGTCTGAAATTAAGTGTTTGAtccaccagccaacttgacagtgAAGGAAAATAATACTGAAATCCTCTATTTTAAGTGCTACAGTTGTGTAAAACCTTGTTGCACTTTGATTAACCTGCAACACACAATGTTTACCTTGGACTTAGTGCATTAGACTGGTGATCAGGTGTTAGTTTCACGCCCTGCTGTTGGTAATGTACATGGATGTCATGGGTGTGTCTCTCCGGTCAGGTTCTGGAGCGATCTAGGGATGTGGTGGATGAGGTCAGCGTGTCGTTGCGACTCTGGGACACGTTCGGGGACCATCACAAGGACCGACGCTTTGCATATGGAAGGTGAGATCAGCTGACCTCGTTGTTCACTCATACGAATCATGGAACTGGTGCAGTGTAAACCTAGTGGACatttcctctctgtccctcccgtAACCTCACTCGTCACTGCAGGTCGGATGTGGTGGTCCTGTGTTTCTCCATCGCCAACCCCAACTCCCTGTACCATGTGAAGACCATGTGGTACCCTGAGATCAAGCACTTCTGCCCCCGGGCTCCAGTCATCTTGGTGGGCTGCCAGCTGGACCTGCGCTATGCTGACCTGGAGGCAGTCAACAGGGCACGACGGCCACTAGCAAGGTGCCCTACATACAACTACGAAGTCCAGTGCTTTCAATCTCAAACAGTGCTTTTCAACTCCAGCATCTCAATTGAAATTTGATAGCTTGTGATTTATGTATTGATTGTGTCACCATTAGAAATGTAGGTTCCACATTTTACTAAGATTTGTAAACGATATACACTGTTATTTACCCTCAGGTTGATGCTGCTCTGAATCTTGTTAATTTTTGGCCTTTTTATGGTCATCTTTCAGACCGATTAAATCCAATGAGATTTTGCCTCCAGAGAAGGGCCATGAGGTGGCCAAAGAGCTGGGAGTGCCATACTACGAGACCAGTGTTGTGGCTCAGTTTGGAGTAAAGGACGTATTTGATAACGCCATCCGAGCCGCCCTAATCTCACGGCGCCACCTGCAGTTCTGGAAGTCTCACCTGCGCAATGTGCAGCGGCCCCTCCTCCAGGCGCCCTTCCTGCCGCCCAAACCCCCACCTCCCATCATCACTGTACCACCTCCCCCCACCACCACTGAGGAGCATCCTGGCCGTCTTCTAGAGGACCCCCTGTGTTCCGATGTCATCCTGGTCCTACAGGAGAAGCAGAGAATCTTCGCTCACAAGATCTACTTGGCCACGTCCTCCTCCAAGTTCTATGACCTTTTCATCCTGGACGCCCGACCTGAGGAGTCTGAGCGGCCCACGCGCGCCACCGCTCTGTCTGGCCGCGAGATGCTGATGCGTGCTGCAAGCTTCGATGTGTGTGAGAGCACTGACGAGGGCGACAGGGCCAACCTGCGGGCCTGCACCAGTGATGGAACCCTGAGAGACTCTGAGGGAGGCCGGAGGGGCAAACTGCTGTCTACCTTGAGCAGAGCTTTTGTCAGCATCCAGGAGGAGCTGGTGGATGACCCAGTGACCTACAACCCCAGGCCTATGACCGTGGTGTACATGGACCAGTCCATGCAGCTGGGGCCCTTCCGCGCTGTGCTGCGATACCTGTACACAGGCCAGCTGGACGAGCACGAGAAGGAGCTGATGCACATTGCACACATTGCTGAGCTGCTGGAGGTCTTTGACCTGCGCATGATGGTGGCCAATATTCTTAACAACGAGGCCTTCATGAACCAGGAAATCACCAAAGCCTTCCATGTACGACGAACCAACAGAATCAAAGACTGCCTGGCCAAAGGCACCTTCTCTGGTGAGAGCACATCATGTAATTCTGAGAGCTTTTGTACACTCTGTGCTAAGTGTTTCTGCTCTGCTGTTCAAAAACAGGATAAACCTTTGACAGGACTTAATAAATAATAGAGGAAGAAGAAGGTAATGGCAGTATGATTTCTCTTTGTGTTCCAGATGTAGCGTTCAAGCTGGATGATGGAACGATCATGGCCCATAAGCCCCTGCTCATCTCCAGCTGTGACTGGATGGCAGCTATGTTTGGGGGGCCCTTTGTGGAGAGCTGCACCAAAGAGGTAAGGCAATCCTTTTCACCCTCTCACTGGAGCTACAGTGTGTTCCACTGTTTTCTTTTCTTAAACCTTGGTCTTGATCATGTGCACAATAACAAGACCTACTGCAAGTCCCCTAAATAACCAGATAAACACACATCACAATAAAATTCACTAGTGACTAGGGAAGGAAAACCTGATGTTGATCTGTGCCTGTTGTCTCAGGTGCTGTTTCCCAACACAACTCGCAGCTGTATGAGGGCTGTGCTGGAGTACCTCTACACTGGGCGCTTCTGTTCCCGCACTGACCTAGATGCCATGGAGCTCATTGTTCTCGCCAACCGTCTTTGCCTCCCACACCTGGTTGCACTTACAGGTCTCTAGTTGTTTTTGCGCACACCCTCTTAAACAAAGCCACATCTGTTGGCAAGACCTGCACTCACATTGTAGACACACAGAGTATAACATGCActtactctctcttctcttcaaaTAGTGTCTATTAGGCTAGTATGCGTGTTCAGAGAGCTGTCTGTTCCTAATATTTATGTTACTTGGCATAAGTCTGTTGTGAGATAGATTTGGCAATATAATTCTGTTGATCTAGGTGATCTCCTGTGTGTTATGCCTCTGTTACAGAACTCTACACAGTGACAGTATTGATGGAGGCTGCTATGATGGGGGCTGATATTGATGGAGATGTGCTGGTGTACCTGGAGATGGCTCAGGTAAGATGGAGCCCATGTTCATATTGCAATTCTataggtgtgtatatatacttaATACTGTTTTTCTCAATTCTCACAAGATTTTCTAATGCTAATTTGTTTAACAAGTGTTGCACTTTTAAATGTAAACTTATCATGTGCGGAGTAAGGTCTTCTATAATGTCTTGTCTCTCTGGCAGTTCCACTGTGCCCAACAGCTAAGTGGCTGGTGCCTTCACCACATCTGCACCAACTATAATAGTGTGTGTCGCAAGTTTCCTCGAGACATGAAGGCCAAATCTACAGGTAAAGCAAATACTAGCTAAAGATATGTGCATGAAACTACAACTTTCATTTaaatctcccattgacatcaatgcaggATTTTTTGAGAAGTTATCATTATCTTAATCATTTGTGTCTGCATATCTGTCTGCATTTAATCTTGCTAATGTTGTTGAGCCATGCCTCTTGCAGACAACCAGGACTACTTTGAGAAGCACCGCTGGCCACCAGTGTGGTTCCTGAAGGAGGACGACCACTATCAAAGAGCACGGAAGGAGCGGGACAAGGAGGACTTCCTGTACCAGAGGAGGCAGTGTAAACGCAAGTGGCTCTTCTGGAAccttccctcttctccctctgccAACTCTTCCTCTTCTGGTTCCAATGCTGTCATCTGATTGGCTCTCAGGGTACAGGCAAGGCCCACTGTGGGGATGATTTGGGAAAGTGGAGCATCAGCACTGTTGGCCAGACACTAGGCCCCCTCATTAAGGCCCTCCCGCCCTCCTTCATTTCTCTTTTTGCATCTGCAGCCAAGCTATACTCTCCCGGGTTTGCAGGGTCAGCGAAATCAAATAATGAACGAAATGAGCCTCTTTTGCTTTTTGTGTTAGCATATCCTGTCACATTGCAGTGCAGAGACCATGAAGCTAAAACCTTAAAGCTCAGTGACTTCAACCTTATGAACAATGCAAGGTAAATGCAGGTGCAGGTGACTGCTCAATATGGTGTTGATATTCCTGCATACACCACCAGGAGGAGAACTGAGGAAGTTATGAGAGGGATTTGCATCAGGTTACAGAACTGTGATCCTAAGCTCATGATAACCATTGACTGACTTGAATTGACAACCAAGTGCTTATCAGCTACAACAGACAAATAGCAGAGACCAATGACCAGCAAACCAACACAGAAATCAAGTCTCAGTGATACAACACTTTGCCCTTAAGTGTTTGTACAATCTACCAAACCAGGATGTGTACAGTACAATTATAACCACTCCTCAACCAGAAATATCAACAAAATGCATTACGTCTACATTACGATTAATCTATTAATGTCATGTAGGACATCGTCTTAGACCATCTTCCTATTGGAAACCACTTTCTGTACAGAATTATGTTTTAAATAGCGGAGGTTTGACTCCTTTACAGTTATTGCATATTTGAAGGTTTGTATACAACTTGCA is part of the Salvelinus namaycush isolate Seneca chromosome 18, SaNama_1.0, whole genome shotgun sequence genome and harbors:
- the LOC120062742 gene encoding rho-related BTB domain-containing protein 2-like → MDSDMDYERPNVETIKCVVVGDNAVGKTRLICARACNATLTQYQLLATHVPTVWAIDQYRVCQEVLERSRDVVDEVSVSLRLWDTFGDHHKDRRFAYGRSDVVVLCFSIANPNSLYHVKTMWYPEIKHFCPRAPVILVGCQLDLRYADLEAVNRARRPLARPIKSNEILPPEKGHEVAKELGVPYYETSVVAQFGVKDVFDNAIRAALISRRHLQFWKSHLRNVQRPLLQAPFLPPKPPPPIITVPPPPTTTEEHPGRLLEDPLCSDVILVLQEKQRIFAHKIYLATSSSKFYDLFILDARPEESERPTRATALSGREMLMRAASFDVCESTDEGDRANLRACTSDGTLRDSEGGRRGKLLSTLSRAFVSIQEELVDDPVTYNPRPMTVVYMDQSMQLGPFRAVLRYLYTGQLDEHEKELMHIAHIAELLEVFDLRMMVANILNNEAFMNQEITKAFHVRRTNRIKDCLAKGTFSDVAFKLDDGTIMAHKPLLISSCDWMAAMFGGPFVESCTKEVLFPNTTRSCMRAVLEYLYTGRFCSRTDLDAMELIVLANRLCLPHLVALTELYTVTVLMEAAMMGADIDGDVLVYLEMAQFHCAQQLSGWCLHHICTNYNSVCRKFPRDMKAKSTDNQDYFEKHRWPPVWFLKEDDHYQRARKERDKEDFLYQRRQCKRKWLFWNLPSSPSANSSSSGSNAVI